The Amycolatopsis nigrescens CSC17Ta-90 genomic interval GGTATTCCCGCCGGTGTTCTCGGCGGGTGTTTCCGCGTTCGACATATATCTCCTCCGCCCCCGGGCGCGTCTGCCTGCTGTCCTGGCTCCGAGACGGGTGTCTCGAAGCCGGAGCAGCCGGTAGGACGCGGCCGCGCAGGGGCCCCTTCCTGTTTGTTCCGCGCTGGTGGTCACCAGCGGCGGGAATCCTTGCCTCGCGCCGTGACGGCGCCGGAGAAACCGGCGGCCCGCCGACAGCAGGTCCGCTCGGCGACCGGCCGGGCCGGGCTCGCGGAAAGCCTCCGCCTACCCCGCCACCCCATTGTCGAGCCGCTCACAGGAGCAGCGACGTGTGGTGCTCGTTCAGCCTGTCACCGGGCCGCAGTTCCGTTGCGCGCCGCGTCCATACGGTGCGTTCCGGCCCAGCGGCCAACCTGAGTATCCCACACGACGCGCCGTCCGCCTCTCGGTCGGTGCGGCCGGCGACGCCGCGGCACGCCTCACTAGGGGCTGAACGGGCGACACGCGGGCACCGGGTGGGGGAACTTCGCGGCAGACCTTGTCCGCCTCCCGGTGGGTGGCTAGCGTGCGGCTCGGGGTGGGCCAAAACAAGATCCGCATCCGGTTGGAGGTCCGGTGTCGCTGCTGCGGCTGACGGTCGCGAGCCTGATGCTGGCGACCGCGGTCACCACCGGTTCGGCGAGCGCCGACGAGGCCGGCTCGGGCTGTGTCACCACCGGCCGCGAACTGCGCTACCTGGTCGTCTTCGACCGCGGCACCAGCAGGGCGGACGCCGAGGCCCAGATCGCCGCCGCCTGCGGGGTGCCCGGCGGCTACTACCCGCAGATCGCGGTCGGGATCGCCGGTTCGCCGGATCCCGGTTTCGGCAGGCGGATCGGCCTCGACCGGGCGTTCAGCGCGCAGGCCGAGCGGCTGGCCACGCATCGCCTGAACGGCTCCGACGCGCCGAAGTCCGCCGGCGCGCGGCCACGGCTTTCCCCGGTCGCACCGGACGCGGTACCGGTCGCCGACCGCACGGCCGAGCAGTGGGACATGCGCTCGATCAACGCCTCGTGGCCAGCTTCGGTCAGCCCGGGCAGCCGGGACGTGGTGGTGGGCGTGCTCGACTCCGGGGTCGACCCGGCCCATCCCGACCTCGCCGCGGCGGTCGAGCCGAAGCTTTCCGCCGGCTGTCTCACCGGTACCCCGGACACCGCCGAGGCGGCATGGGCACCCACCACCTCGGCACACGGCACGCACGTCGCGGGCACGATCGCGGCCGCCAACGACGGCAGGGGCGTCACCGGGGTGGCCCCTGGTGTGCGGCTGGCCTCGATCAAGGTGATCGACGACCGCGGCCAGGTGGACCCGGAGGCCGCGGTGTGCGGCCTGATGTGGGCCGCCGCGCAGCACATCGAGGTCGCGAACAGCAGTTTCACGGTCGGGCCGTCCTCGCTGTCCTGCGCTCCGGGCGACGAGCACCGGGTGGTGCACGAAGCGATGGCGCGGGCGGTGGAGTACGCCACCGCGGCCGGCACGCTGACCGTGGCGGCGGCGACCAACGAAGCGGTCAATCTCACCCCGTCGCCGCGCGCGGGCGTACGCACTCCGCCCCGGTCGAAGAGCTGCGAAGCTTCGCCGGCCGGGTTACGCGACGTGGTCACCGTGTCCGCGATCGGCGCCGACGAGGTGAAGAGCGGTTACAGCTCGTATGGGCTCGGCGTGATCGACGTCACCGCGCCGGGCGGCGACACCGGTGGCTGCGTGCTCTCCACCGTGCCCGGCGGGTACGAGCCGCTGTGCGGGACTTCGATGGCCGCGCCGCACGTCGCCGGAGTGGCCGCGCTGCTCGCCTCAGCGCATCCCGGCTACGGTCCCCGGCAGCTGAGGCGGGCGATCGAACAGCAGGCGAGGCCGATGGCCTGCCCGACCGACTACGACCTCACCGGCGACGGCCACCAGGACGCGT includes:
- a CDS encoding S8 family serine peptidase, which encodes MSLLRLTVASLMLATAVTTGSASADEAGSGCVTTGRELRYLVVFDRGTSRADAEAQIAAACGVPGGYYPQIAVGIAGSPDPGFGRRIGLDRAFSAQAERLATHRLNGSDAPKSAGARPRLSPVAPDAVPVADRTAEQWDMRSINASWPASVSPGSRDVVVGVLDSGVDPAHPDLAAAVEPKLSAGCLTGTPDTAEAAWAPTTSAHGTHVAGTIAAANDGRGVTGVAPGVRLASIKVIDDRGQVDPEAAVCGLMWAAAQHIEVANSSFTVGPSSLSCAPGDEHRVVHEAMARAVEYATAAGTLTVAAATNEAVNLTPSPRAGVRTPPRSKSCEASPAGLRDVVTVSAIGADEVKSGYSSYGLGVIDVTAPGGDTGGCVLSTVPGGYEPLCGTSMAAPHVAGVAALLASAHPGYGPRQLRRAIEQQARPMACPTDYDLTGDGHQDAYCAGYTGYNGFYGHGMVNALNALSPVRPGGRS